From Jiangella mangrovi:
TTCCTGCCCTCGCGGTCCAACCAGAGGTGCGGGTTGTGCGTCTTGGCGTTGAAGTCGCGGCCGGAGTTGTACGAGATGTGCCAGTGCGGCGGGTTGTCGGCGTGCAGCGTGTTGTTGGTCTCGAAGCCCATCAGCACCCAGCGGTGGCCCTTCGCGGCCGCCGTCGCGACCAGGCCCGACGCATGGCAGATGTAGTTCGCGGCGACCAGCTGGTGCACGACGGAGCGGACCTCGCCGGCCGGCCACGGCACCGTCGTCCACGGGCCGGCGACGCGGTCGGCGTCGTTGTGCTCGATGCGCCAGTTCATGCCGGGCACGTTCTCGGGGAAGCTCCACACCTGCAGCGTCGGCTGGTTGGCGTCGGCCGACGTCTGGGTGACGGGCAGCGTGAACGTGAAGCGGTCGCCGTCGGAGGGGTCGGGGCGCAGCGCCAGGCGGGTGTCCTGGTGGACGACGGTCTCGACGGCGACGTCCGGCCAGCGCACGGCGATCTCGATGCCGGGGCTGCGCGGTCCGACGACGAACGTGTAGTACTCGGCCCGGCTGGCCACGGAGTAGCGGGTGCCGGCCAGGATGCTGTAGCCCGCCGGCAGCGTGATCTCGGGGACGCTCGGGGTGTCGGGCCGGGTGCGGACGACGCGGAACGCGGCGTACGCGGTGGGCTCGGCGGACGTGGCGGCCGACGGCAGCGTCAGCGCCAGACCCGCTGCGGAGGCACCCGCGATGAGGGTGCGTCGGGTCAATGGTCCGGGCATGTGATGGCCTTTCTCTCGTGGAGTCGACCCCCGTGTCACGTCCGAATGATCACGGTATGGCATGAACCGACACGCAGAGTCGAGCTGAACGGAGGTTGAAGACTGCCCCGGCCGATCGTTCGCTACCGTTCCACGTATGACCGGCGCGCAGCACCATCTGACCGGCACCCTGCACGTCGCCCTGCCGCCGGCCGAGGCGTTCGTCCTCTTCACGCCGCGCGGTGAGATCGCGTGGGCGCCCGGGTGGGAGCCGCGGTTCGCTCTGCCCACCGATGACGACACCGCGCCCGGGACGGCGTTCGAGACCGGCGCCCACGGCGAGCACACGATCTGGGTGGTCCTGCAGCGCGACCCCGGCCGGAGCATCTCCTACGCGCGGGTGACGCCGGGTTCGCGGGCCGGGGTCGTCCGGGTGTCACTGCGGCCCGGCGGGGACGGCGGCAGTGACGTGACCGTCACCTACGAGCTGACCGCACTCACCCCGGAGGCGGCGGCAGAGCTGGACCGGTTCGCCGACGGTTACGCGGCCTACCTGCGAGAGTGGGAGCAGCTGATCGGGGCGCTCAGCCGCTGACCATGCTCCAGGCGATGCCGTCGAGGATGTCGTGCTCGCTGACCAGCACCTCGTCGACGCCGGCGCGGTCGACCACGCAGCGCAGCACCAGCGCGCCCGCGCCGATGACGTCGGCCCGGCCCGGGTGCATGGGCCCGATGGCCAGCCGTTCGTCGTGGGTGAGCGTGAGCAGGTGGTCGCTGATGGCGCGGGCCTCGGCGGCGGGGATGCGGCTGTGGTGGATGGCTGCGGAGTCGTACTCGGCCAGCCCCAGATGGATCGCGGCGACCGTGGTGACCGATCCGGCAACCCCGACCAGCGTGCGGGCGTCGGCGACGGGCACGACGGCGGCGGCTTCGTCGAGGGCGGCCTCGATGTCGGCGCGGGCGGCGGCGATCTGCTCGGCGGTGGGCTGGTCGGTCAGGAACCGCCGCTCGGTCAGCCGGACACAGCCGATGTCGACGCTACGCGCCGCCGTGACGCCGCCGGTGGACCCGAGCGCCAGCTCCGTCGACCCGCCACCGATGTCGACCACCAGGAAGGGCGCCGTGCCGTTGCCGGGGAGCCCGCGGACGGCGCCGTCGAACGAGAGCCCGGCCTCGGCCGCCCCGGACACCACCTCGGGCTCGACGCCGAGGACGCGGACGACGCCGGCGACGAACTCGTCGCGGTTGGCGGCGTCGCGGGTGGCGCTGGTGGCGACCATGCGGACGTGGTCGGCGCCGAGGTCATGGATGACGGCGGCGTACTCGGCCAGCGCCTCGAACGTGCGCTCCAGTGCCTCCGGGGCCAGCACGCCGGTGCGGTCGACGTCCTTGCCGAGGCGGACGATGCGCAGCCGGCGGTCGAGGTCGTGCTGCTTGTTCGCCGCGACGTCGAGGTCGGTGACCAGGAGCCGGATCGAGTTGGTGCCGCAGTCGATGGCGGCGACGCGGGTCATTCGGGCCTCCAGTCGCACGTGGCCGGCGTCCAGGTGGCGGCCATGAGCCCCAGCGCGCGGTCGCCCAGCGGGTTCACGCCGGGGCCGGCCGCCAGGCTGTGCGCGACGAGGACGTGCAGGCACTTGACGCGGTCGGGCATGCCGCCGGCCGAGACGCCGGCGATCTCCTCGACGTGTCCGGCGGCCTCACGCTGCGCGAGGTAGGACTCGTGCGCCGCCCGGTAGGCCGCGGCCAGCTCGGGGTCGGCGGCCAGCTCCTCGGTCAGCTCGCGCATGACGCCGACCGACTCGAGCGTCGACGTCGCGGCGACGGCGCGCGGGCAGGTCAGGTAGTACAGCGTCGGGAACGGCGTGCCGTCGGGCAGCCGCGGCTCGGTCTCGACGACGGACGGATGGCCGGCGCCGTCGGGCCCGCACCGGGCCGCGACGGCTCGCACGCCGCGGACCGGGCGGCCGAGCTGCTGGGTGACGGTGTCGAGGTCGGTCTGCGTGGGTGGCGTGGCGCTCACTCGCCGCTGTCTCCGTCGTCGACCGGTGCGTCGGGGTCGGGCGGCGGGCTGTCGGCGAAGGTGACCGACGCCCAGAGCCGCTCGTACCAGGCGCCCTGCCCGGCCGGCGGCAACCCGTCGGCGGCGCCGGCGGTGGTCTCCTCGGCGGCGTCGGGGTCGGGCAGCACGATGTAGCTCTGCTCGCCCGGCAGCACGAACCCGAGCCGCTCACGCGCCTGGGCGGCGACGTAGGCGGGGTCCTCCCAGAGCCGCAGCTCCTGCTCGAGCTGCTCGACCGACGCGGTCAGCTCCTGCTGCTCGCGCTGTAGCTCGACCCGTTCGCGGTGCTGGTCGAACCAGGCCCGCAGCGGGTACGCGTAGGACACCAGCAACACCGCCAGCACCAGCGCGAGCACGGCGGCCCGGCCGGTGACCGACGGGCGGCCGCCCTTGGGCTGCGGCCGCCGCGGCGGCGGTGGGGGTGGCGGGCCGTCGGCGGAGTCGGCGCGGGGCCGAGCTGCCGCCGTCGTGCCACCCTTGGGCGCGCGGGCCGCCGGACGACCGGCCCGGCCCGCGCTGGGACGTCGCGCCGTGCCAGCGCCCGCCGCGGGGCGGGCGCTGGGCGAACGACGCGACGTGGCCACGGCGGCTCCTAGGCCTGGAACCGCGGGAAGGCCGACGAGCCGGCGTAGCGGGCGGCGTCGTCGAGCTCTTCCTCGATGCGCAGCAGCTGGTTGTACTTGGCGACCCGCTCGGACCGGGCCGGGGCGCCGGTCTTGATCTGGCCGGCGTTGGTGGCGACGGCGAGGTCGGCGATGGTGGTGTCCTCGGTCTCGCCCGACCGGTGGCTGATCATGCAGGTGAAGCCGGAGCGCTGCGCCAGCGAGACCGCGTCGAGCGTCTCGGTCAGCGAGCCGATCTGGTTGACCTTGACCAGCAGCGAGTTGGCGGCGTGCTCCTTGATGCCGCGCTCGAGCCGCTCGGGGTTGGTGACGAAGAGGTCGTCGCCGACGATCTGCAGCTTCGAGCCCAGCACGTCGGTGAGCGCCGCCCAGCCGGACCAGTCGTCCTCCGACAGCGGGTCCTCGATGGACACCAGCGGGTAGGCGCCGGCCAGCTCCTCGTAGTACTTCGTGAGCTTTGCGGCCGAGATGCTCTTGCCCTCGAAGGAGTACGTGCCGTCCGCGTAGAACTCCGTGGACGCGACGTCGAGGGCCAGCGCGATCTGCGCGCCCGGCGTGAAGCCGGCCTTCTCGATGGCCGTGACGATGATGTCGAGCGCGTCGCGGTTGCTCGGCAGGTTCGGCGCGAAGCCGCCCTCGTCGCCGAGGCCCGTGCCCAGGCCGCGCTCCTTCAGCACGCCCTTGAGCGTGTGGTAGACCTCGACGCCCCAGCGCAGCGCCTCGCGGTAGGTCTCGGCGCCGATCGGCGCGATCATGAACTCCTGGATGTCGACGTTGCTGTCCGCGTGCGCGCCGCCGTTGAGGATGTTCATCATCGGCACCGGCAGGACGTGCGCGTTCGGGCCGCCCAGGTAGCGGAACAGCGGCAGCTCGGCCGACTCGGCGGCGGCCTTCGCGACCGCCAGCGAGACGCCGAGAATGGCGTTGGCGCCGAGCTTGCCCTTGTTCAGGGTGCCGTCGAGGTCGATCAGGGCCTGGTCGATGAGGCGCTGGTCGCTGGCCTCGAAGCCCAGCAGCTCGGGCGCGACCTCGTCCATGATGGCCGTGACGGCCTTGTCCACGCCCTTGCCCAGGTAGCGGGCGGGGTCGCCGTCGCGCAGCTCGACCGCCTCGAACGCGCCGGTGGAGGCGCCGGACGGGACGGCGGCGCGGGCAATGGTGCTGTCGTCGAGAGCCACCTCGACCTCGACCGTCGGGTTGCCCCGGGAGTCGAGGATCTCGCGTGCTCCGATTGCTTCGATCGTGGCCACGTATCGTCTCCTGCGGTGGGTCGCTGTCGTCTCCGTACGTGGGTGCAGTGACGACGGCGGCGCTGCACGCTCGTACGACCGCAGCCTACCCGGACCAAGCACCCGATCCCGGACCGACGGGCCGCGCGTGGCCGCCATCGAAGATCCACGAGTTCCGGACGCGGATCGTCCGGAACCGCTCCTACAGTGCCTACATGGCCATCGCACGCTTCCCGAGTCTCGTGATCGACTGTCCCGACGCGACCGCTCTCGCCACCTTCTACGGCTCACTACTGGACTGGAAGGTCGAGCTCTCCCCCGGCTGGGCCGACGTCCGCGCCGACTACGGCCAGTGCATCTCCTTCCAGCAGGTCGAGGGGTACACGCCGCCTCGCTGGCCGGGCCAGGAGATCCCGCAGCAGACGCATCTCGACGTGATGGTCGACGACCTCGACGTCGCCGAGGCGGCGGTGCTCGAGCTCGGCGCGACCAAGCACGAGCACCAGCCGGGAACGTCGTTCCGGGTGTTCCTCGATCCCGCGGGGCACCCGTTCTGTCTCTGCGTGGACTAACACCCCGGGCGTCAGCCCACGACGGGGACCAGCTCGACCAGGGACATCGAGGGGTTGGGCAGGTCGAACTCGACGTCGACGGCGCCGCCGGCCACCGTCAGCGGGCGGGGCGGGTGGAGCTCGTCGAGCCGGTCCGCGGCACGCAGCTCGGCCCACTGCGCGTCGGTGGGCCACGCCGCCCCGCCGCCGATCCGGCGCCAGACCGCGGGGACGCACGAGTGGTCGTCGTCGACCCGGCGGTGGCGCAGTTCGTAGTCGCCGTCCGGCAGGCCGGTGAACCGCAGGGACACCCGTCGCCCCAGGTCGGCCGACCCGGCCGCCTTGGACTGGTCCAGCGTCCCGTTCCACACCAGCGCCGCCACCCGGCCCTCGCCGGGGTCCAGGGAAGCCAGCGACTCCACCAGCGAGTCCGCGCCGTCCCCCGACGCCCGCACCGACAGTCGCCGCGACGGCAGCGCCGCCAGCATCGCCAGCGCCCACCACCGGGGCTTGCGCAGCTCACCGACGGTGCGCAGGCCGAACCCGCCGTGGAACAGCGCCGGCGGCCGGCCCAGCTCCTCGAAGTGGTCCGACACCACCCAGTACGACAGCGCCTCGATGCGGCCCATGGCCGAGCGCATGCCCCGCAGTAGGAACACCGCCGCGAACACCGACTCGCTGACCTCGTTGAAGTGCGTCGGGGTGACGCCCCACTCCGTCCACCAGAGCGGCAGCCCCTGGTACCCGTGCCGCGACAGCACCGGCCGCAGGTCCAGCGGCGGCGAGCCGTACGTGTGGGTCGACACGAAGTCCAGCGGCTCCTTCGTCGACGCCAGCAGCTGGTCGACCCAGCCGGCCGCCGCCGACGACGGCCCGCCGACGCGCAGCCCGTCGTCCACGGACTTCACCGCGCGGACCGCGACGTCGTGCAGGCGGAAGAACTCGTCGGGCGTGCCGGACCAGAAGACCTCGAGGTTGGCCTCGTTCCACACCTCGAACGCCCACCGGTCGCGCACCTCCTCCAGCCCATAGCGCTCGACCAGGTGCGCCACGAACGCCCGCACCAGGTCGTACCAGCGGTCCCAGTCCTTCGGCGGGGAGATGATCGCGCCGTACTCGAACACCGTCGCCGACGGGTCCGAGGCGAGGTCGCGCGGCATGAAGGAGATCTCGACGATCGGCCGCAGCCCCAGCGACAGGATCATGTCGTAGACGCGGTCGACGCCGGTGAAGTCGTGGACGGGCTCGCCGTCGACCTCGCGGTAGACGCCGAGGTCGTCGCAGAGGATGCCGTGCGCGCGCACCGTCTCGACGCCGAGCTCCTCGTGCGCGGCCCGCAGCGCCGCCCGCAGCTCCGCGCCGATCTCGTGCCCGCCGGTGCGGTCGGTGGAGAGCGCGTGCGAGAGGTGCTCGCTGCCGATCATCGGCGCCCAGGGCCGGTCCAGCTCGCCCTCGTCGGACCCGGCATCGACGACGACGGCGACCGGCTCACCTGCCGTCGCGCCCGGGTCCGCGAGCGGGGCCGCCACGACCGGGGAGCTCAGCGGGCCGACGTGGTCGACGGAGGCGACGGCGGCGACGGCGTACCAGCGCTCGACGCCCGGTTCGCCGGTGGTGTCGGCGTACGGGCCGTGCGGGACGGACAGCACGTCGCGGCCCTGGTGGTCCAGCGGCTCGAACGGGCCGTCGGCCGATGCGCCCACGTGCACCAGGTACCCGGCCGCGCCCTCGACCAGCTCCCACGACAGCGTGACCTGCGCCCGCCCGGGTCTCGCCGTCAGGCCCGCGGGCGCCGCGAGCGCCACGCCGGCGCCGTCGGAGCCGGCCACGCCGCTGGACCGGCCGAGCCTGGTCTCGAAGTCGGTACGGGCGTCGGTCTCACTGCTCACGCGTCTGTCCTTCCACCATCACTTGATGCCGGTCATCGCGATGCCCTGGACGAAGTACCGCTGCACCGCGAGGAACAGCACGACCACTGGCACGACCACGACGACGGCGCCGGCCAGCAGCAGTCCGTACTGCGTGGCGTTCTGGCCGACGGAGTACAGCGCGAGCGCGACCGGCAGGGTGTACTTGTCCTCCGTCTGCGCCACGACCAGTGGCCAGAGGAAGTTGTTCCACGACGTCAGGAACGTCAGGATGCCCAGCGTCGCCAGGGCCGGCCCGGTGAGCGGCAGCATGACGCTCCAGAAGATCCGCAGCTCGCCGGCGCCGTCGACGCGGGCGGCCTGGATCAGCTCGTCCGGCAGCCCCAGGAAGTACTGCCGCATGAGGAACACGCCCAGCGGCCCGACCAGGTACGGCAGGATCAGCCCGGGGTACGTGTTGGTCAGGCCCATGTTGCTGACCAGCACGAACAGCGGCACGAACGTCACCATGCCGGGCACCATCAGGGTCCCGAGCACGATGACGAACACCAGCCGTTTGCCGCGGAACTCCAGCTTGGCCAGCGCGTAGCCGAGCATCGAGCCGAACACCAGGTTCCCGAGCGTCACGACGACCGCGACGACGATCGAGTTGACGAAGTAGGTCGGGAAGCTCAGCCGGTCGAACAGCTCGCCGTAGTTCTCCAGCGTGAACGTCTCAGGCAGCCAGGTCGGCGGGATCGACCGCACCTCGGCCTCGGGCTTCACCGACGACAGCAGCATCCAGACGAACGGCAGCGCCATGACCAGCACGCCGACGGACAGCACGACATAGAGCCAGCGCGACGGCGCCCGCTCGGCGTTGGTCCGCCCGGCCGGCTCCGCGTCGCCCGGCCGCAGGCTGTCGCCGTCGTCGATGGTGGACGGGGGTGGGGTGTAGGTGGTCATCGCCGGCCCCTCACGTCTTCGGCCGGAGCACGCGGAACTGGATCGCCGTCAGGACGACGATGGCCACGAAGAGCACGTAGCTGGCCGCCGAGGCGTAGCCGTAGTTCCCGAAGCTGAACTGGTCGTAGGTGTAGTAGGCCACGGAACGGGTCGCGTTGAGCGGCCCGCCGTTGGTCATGACGAACGACTCCTCGAAGAACTGCAGGTAGCCGATGCCGGTGATGACGGCGCCGAACAGCAGCACCGGGCGCAGCAGCGGCAGCGTCACGTGCCGGAACCGCTGCCAGCGCCCGGCGCCGTCGACCTCGGCCGCCTCGAGCAGCTCACGCGGCACCGTCTGCAGCCCTGCCAGGAAGATCACCATGAGCGTGCCGAGGTTGCGCCAGGTCGCCATGGCGATGACCGACGGCAGCGCCAGCGACGGCTCGCCCAGCCAGTCCGGGCCGTCGATGCCGACGACCCCCAGCAGCTGGTTGATCGGCCCGGTGTCCGGCTGCAACAGGAAGCGCCAGACGACGGCGACGGCGACGATGCTGGTGACGACCGGCAGGTAGAACCCGAGCCGGAAGAACGCCCGCAGCCGGGTGATGCGGTTCAGCCCGACCGCCGCCGCCAGCGCCAGCACCATGGTCAGCGGCACGCCCACCGCCACGAAGATCGCCGTGTTGAGCGCGACCTTGCGGAACAGCGGATCCTGGAACAGCGCCGTGTAGTTGTCGATGCCGGCGAGGTCGACGGCGAACGGCGTGCGCACGTCGGTGCTGCGCATGTCGGTGAAGCTCATCACCAGCGACGCGAAGACCGGGCCGACGGTGAAGGCCG
This genomic window contains:
- a CDS encoding SRPBCC family protein; the encoded protein is MTGAQHHLTGTLHVALPPAEAFVLFTPRGEIAWAPGWEPRFALPTDDDTAPGTAFETGAHGEHTIWVVLQRDPGRSISYARVTPGSRAGVVRVSLRPGGDGGSDVTVTYELTALTPEAAAELDRFADGYAAYLREWEQLIGALSR
- a CDS encoding Ppx/GppA phosphatase family protein; translated protein: MTRVAAIDCGTNSIRLLVTDLDVAANKQHDLDRRLRIVRLGKDVDRTGVLAPEALERTFEALAEYAAVIHDLGADHVRMVATSATRDAANRDEFVAGVVRVLGVEPEVVSGAAEAGLSFDGAVRGLPGNGTAPFLVVDIGGGSTELALGSTGGVTAARSVDIGCVRLTERRFLTDQPTAEQIAAARADIEAALDEAAAVVPVADARTLVGVAGSVTTVAAIHLGLAEYDSAAIHHSRIPAAEARAISDHLLTLTHDERLAIGPMHPGRADVIGAGALVLRCVVDRAGVDEVLVSEHDILDGIAWSMVSG
- a CDS encoding DUF501 domain-containing protein; amino-acid sequence: MSATPPTQTDLDTVTQQLGRPVRGVRAVAARCGPDGAGHPSVVETEPRLPDGTPFPTLYYLTCPRAVAATSTLESVGVMRELTEELAADPELAAAYRAAHESYLAQREAAGHVEEIAGVSAGGMPDRVKCLHVLVAHSLAAGPGVNPLGDRALGLMAATWTPATCDWRPE
- a CDS encoding septum formation initiator family protein, with amino-acid sequence MATSRRSPSARPAAGAGTARRPSAGRAGRPAARAPKGGTTAAARPRADSADGPPPPPPPRRPQPKGGRPSVTGRAAVLALVLAVLLVSYAYPLRAWFDQHRERVELQREQQELTASVEQLEQELRLWEDPAYVAAQARERLGFVLPGEQSYIVLPDPDAAEETTAGAADGLPPAGQGAWYERLWASVTFADSPPPDPDAPVDDGDSGE
- the eno gene encoding phosphopyruvate hydratase — encoded protein: MATIEAIGAREILDSRGNPTVEVEVALDDSTIARAAVPSGASTGAFEAVELRDGDPARYLGKGVDKAVTAIMDEVAPELLGFEASDQRLIDQALIDLDGTLNKGKLGANAILGVSLAVAKAAAESAELPLFRYLGGPNAHVLPVPMMNILNGGAHADSNVDIQEFMIAPIGAETYREALRWGVEVYHTLKGVLKERGLGTGLGDEGGFAPNLPSNRDALDIIVTAIEKAGFTPGAQIALALDVASTEFYADGTYSFEGKSISAAKLTKYYEELAGAYPLVSIEDPLSEDDWSGWAALTDVLGSKLQIVGDDLFVTNPERLERGIKEHAANSLLVKVNQIGSLTETLDAVSLAQRSGFTCMISHRSGETEDTTIADLAVATNAGQIKTGAPARSERVAKYNQLLRIEEELDDAARYAGSSAFPRFQA
- a CDS encoding VOC family protein produces the protein MAIARFPSLVIDCPDATALATFYGSLLDWKVELSPGWADVRADYGQCISFQQVEGYTPPRWPGQEIPQQTHLDVMVDDLDVAEAAVLELGATKHEHQPGTSFRVFLDPAGHPFCLCVD
- a CDS encoding GH39 family glycosyl hydrolase — its product is MSSETDARTDFETRLGRSSGVAGSDGAGVALAAPAGLTARPGRAQVTLSWELVEGAAGYLVHVGASADGPFEPLDHQGRDVLSVPHGPYADTTGEPGVERWYAVAAVASVDHVGPLSSPVVAAPLADPGATAGEPVAVVVDAGSDEGELDRPWAPMIGSEHLSHALSTDRTGGHEIGAELRAALRAAHEELGVETVRAHGILCDDLGVYREVDGEPVHDFTGVDRVYDMILSLGLRPIVEISFMPRDLASDPSATVFEYGAIISPPKDWDRWYDLVRAFVAHLVERYGLEEVRDRWAFEVWNEANLEVFWSGTPDEFFRLHDVAVRAVKSVDDGLRVGGPSSAAAGWVDQLLASTKEPLDFVSTHTYGSPPLDLRPVLSRHGYQGLPLWWTEWGVTPTHFNEVSESVFAAVFLLRGMRSAMGRIEALSYWVVSDHFEELGRPPALFHGGFGLRTVGELRKPRWWALAMLAALPSRRLSVRASGDGADSLVESLASLDPGEGRVAALVWNGTLDQSKAAGSADLGRRVSLRFTGLPDGDYELRHRRVDDDHSCVPAVWRRIGGGAAWPTDAQWAELRAADRLDELHPPRPLTVAGGAVDVEFDLPNPSMSLVELVPVVG
- a CDS encoding carbohydrate ABC transporter permease; this translates as MTTYTPPPSTIDDGDSLRPGDAEPAGRTNAERAPSRWLYVVLSVGVLVMALPFVWMLLSSVKPEAEVRSIPPTWLPETFTLENYGELFDRLSFPTYFVNSIVVAVVVTLGNLVFGSMLGYALAKLEFRGKRLVFVIVLGTLMVPGMVTFVPLFVLVSNMGLTNTYPGLILPYLVGPLGVFLMRQYFLGLPDELIQAARVDGAGELRIFWSVMLPLTGPALATLGILTFLTSWNNFLWPLVVAQTEDKYTLPVALALYSVGQNATQYGLLLAGAVVVVVPVVVLFLAVQRYFVQGIAMTGIK
- a CDS encoding carbohydrate ABC transporter permease, encoding MATATTAPASRPSPVGGSPGTKRRRSLLQRRQTRTAWLLALPFLLLFAAFTVGPVFASLVMSFTDMRSTDVRTPFAVDLAGIDNYTALFQDPLFRKVALNTAIFVAVGVPLTMVLALAAAVGLNRITRLRAFFRLGFYLPVVTSIVAVAVVWRFLLQPDTGPINQLLGVVGIDGPDWLGEPSLALPSVIAMATWRNLGTLMVIFLAGLQTVPRELLEAAEVDGAGRWQRFRHVTLPLLRPVLLFGAVITGIGYLQFFEESFVMTNGGPLNATRSVAYYTYDQFSFGNYGYASAASYVLFVAIVVLTAIQFRVLRPKT